In a genomic window of Erigeron canadensis isolate Cc75 chromosome 5, C_canadensis_v1, whole genome shotgun sequence:
- the LOC122600160 gene encoding uncharacterized protein LOC122600160 — protein sequence MISALDSFLFSASRSLCTSFAVFIQIQGCVICLLLALGWAGAAYVRNREIRQMKKCMKNGNHFAFLSHDIRDLEHSKQVQLPGVTVVMPLKGFGEHNLHNWRTQLTSLYGGPLEFLFIVDSTEDPAYHAVSRLLLDFKDDIDARIVVAGPSTTCSQKVHNQLIGVEQMHKDSKYVLFLDDDVRLHPGSVGALTAEMIKNPEIFIQTGYPLDLPSGSLGSYCIYEYHMPCSMGFATGGRTFFLWGGCMMMHADDFRTDKHGVVSQLRDGGYSDDMTLAAISGAHKRLITSPPVAVFPHPLASDLTFSRYWNYLRKQTFVLESYTTYVNWIMNRALFSVHCYLSWGFVSPYIMAIFHIAAALRFYLNDSLTEEPVLNPNGLRLVGCLVICTTIELLSMWNLTRIEVRLCNMLSPEAPPLSLSAYNWGLVFVAMVVDNFLYPISAIRSHFSQSINWSGIRYHLKNGKIHKIERTMEKGKKFSDLAAKRLYARKGAQSKISILGSLSRSLAHWRQPKKYEV from the exons ATGATATCGGCATTGGATTCATTCTTGTTCTCTGCCTCCAGATCCTTATGCACATCCTTTGCTGTTTTTATTCAGATCCAg GGATGTGTAATATGCTTACTTTTAGCTCTTGGATGGGCTGGTGCAGCTTATGTGAG AAACAGAGAAATTAGACAGATGAAGAAATGCATGAAAAATGGCAATCACTTTGCGTTTCTTAGTCACGATATTCGCGACCTAGAACATTCAAAACAGGTTCAGTTGCCAGGGGTCACAGTTGTTATGCCATTGAAAGGTTTCGGAGAACACAATTTGCACAACTGGCGAACCCAG TTAACCTCACTCTATGGTGGCCCGCTGGAGTTCTTATTTATTGTGGATAGTACTGAAGACCCAGCTTATCATGCTGTATCTCGTTTGCTTTTAGACTTTAAG GATGACATTGATGCAAGAATAGTTGTCGCTGGCCCATCCACTACCTGTAGTCAAAAAGTTCATAATCAGTTG ATTGGGGTGGAACAAATGCACAAAGACAGCAAGTATGTATTGTTTCTAGACGACGACGTTAGGTTGCATCCTGGATCAGTAGGAGCCCTCACTGCAGAGATGATAAAGAATCCCGAG ATATTTATTCAAACTGGCTACCCACTTGATTTACCATCTGGAAGTTTGGGAAGTTACTGTATATATGAATATCACATG CCATGCTCAATGGGATTCGCAACTGGTGGAAGGACATTTTTTCTTTGGGGAGGTTGCATGATG ATGCATGCAGATGATTTCCGGACTGACAAACATGGGGTCGTATCACAACTTCGTGATGGCGGATACTCTGATGATATGACCCTTGCTGCTATATCTG GTGCTCATAAGAGGCTCATCACATCACCTCCCGTCGCAGTTTTCCCTCATCCTCTTGCTAGCGATCTTACCTTTTCAAG GTACTGGAACTATTTGAGAAAACAAACATTCGTCTTGGAGTCATACACGACATATGTAAATTGGATAATGAACCGGGCATTATTTTCTGTGCACTGCTACCTATCGTGGGGATTTGTATCCCCATATATCATGGCTATATTTCATATCGCTGCAGCTCTAAGATTTTATCTGAATGATAGTTTAACCGAAGAACCTGTTCTCAACCCTAATG GGTTGAGACTTGTTGGCTGTCTTGTCATATGTACCACCATTGAACTTCTTTCAATGTGGAATTTGACAAGAATAGAAGTTCGACTATGCAACATGTTGTCCCCTGAGGCACCTCCACTTTCTCTCAGCGCTTATAATTGGGGCTTG GTGTTTGTTGCAATGGTGGTGGATAACTTTTTATATCCGATTTCAGCAATCCGTTCACATTTTTCTCAGTCTATCAACTGGTCTGGTATTCGATACCATTTGAAGAATGGGAAAATACACAAG ATTGAAAGGACAATGGAGAAGGGTAAGAAGTTTTCAGATTTGGCAGCTAAGCGATTATACGCTAGAAAAGGAGCACAAAGCAAGATCTCCATTCTTGGTTCTTTGTCAAGAAGTCTGGCTCACTGGAGACAGCCAAAGAAATATGAAGTGTAG
- the LOC122600928 gene encoding senescence/dehydration-associated protein At4g35985, chloroplastic-like encodes MSCCGVKKPRTLSPSRSSPPPMPPPPTINNYPQPKTAKHDVLLSMPNCKVHLMDEGEAIELASGDFKLIQISDDDILLATIIKINDDLQWPLTKDEPVVKLDPLHYLFSLRLIKDEAPLSYGVTFSENVHGNFKLLDKFLKEHSTFSSSSSSRKADIDWKDFAPKVDAYNNFLAKAIAEGTGQIIKGIFICSNAYTNQVQKGGNVILNQAMEQKNGISRTTINESNKINGSRKENGINKSLKSARNLSRMTENMSKAMLNGVGIATGSVMGPMVRSQAGKTFFSMVPGEVLLASLDAVNTVMDAAEAAQKQALSATSGAATRIVGERFGESAGEATGDVLATAGHVAGTAWNVAKIRKAITPASSVSNGVRKNVTKIR; translated from the exons ATGAGCTGTTGCGGAGTTAAGAAACCAAGAACACTCTCTCCTTCAAGAAGTTCACCACCACCAATGCCACCACCACCGACAATCAATAACTACCCGCAACCAAAAACTGCCAAACATGATGTCCTTTTATCAATGCCTAATTGTAAAGTTCATTTAATGGATGAAGGGGAAGCCATAGAGCTTGCGAGTGGAGATTTCAAGCTAATTCAGATATCGGACGATGATATTTTGTTAGCAACcataatcaaaattaatgaTGATCTCCAATGGCCATTAACCAAAGATGAACCAGTAGTCAAGCTTGATCCTCTTCACTACTTGTTCTCTTTGCGCCTTATCAAAGATGAGGCTCCTTTGAGTTATGGCGTGACCTTCTCGGAGAATGTCCATGGGAATTTCAAGTTGTTGGATAAGTTCTTGAAAGAGCACTcaactttttcaagttcatcatcatcaagaaaagCGGATATTGATTGGAAGGATTTTGCTCCAAAGGTTGATGCTTATAATAATTTTCTTGCAAAGGCTATCGCAGAAGGAACTGGCCAGATCATTAAAGGGATTTTTATATGTAGCAATGCCTACACAAACCAG GTTCAAAAGGGAGGTAATGTGATCTTAAACCAGGCAATGGAGCAAAAGAATGGCATCTCTAGAACTACTATAAATGAAAGCAACAAAATCAATGGTTCAAGAAAGGAGAATGGAATCAACAAAAGCTTAAAAAG TGCTAGAAACCTCTCAAGGATGACAGAAAACATGAGCAAAGCAATGCTGAATGGTGTCGGAATAGCAACCGGGTCTGTCATGGGTCCAATGGTTCGGTCACAAGCAGGGAAGACCTTTTTTAGTATGGTTCCAGGGGAGGTCCTTCTAGCTTCTCTTGATGCAGTTA ACACAGTAATGGATGCAGCTGAAGCTGCACAAAAACAAGCCTTATCTGCCACATCTGGTGCAGCCACTAGGATAGTCGGTGAAAG GTTTGGTGAAAGTGCAGGGGAAGCAACGGGCGATGTGCTTGCAACTGCAGGGCATGTTGCTGGCACTGCTTGGAATGTTGCAAAGATTAGAAAGGCTATTACTCCAGCATCCTCGGTCTCCAATGGCGTTCGCAAGAATGTTACTAAAATTCgataa